Genomic DNA from Oryzias melastigma strain HK-1 unplaced genomic scaffold, ASM292280v2 sc00495, whole genome shotgun sequence:
NNNNNNNNNNNNNNNNNNNNNNNNNNNNNNNNNNNNNNNNNagtgttcaaaataaactgaaaactgaaactGAGTCAGGCAGTATGGTAGAGAAAATCCCTCTGCAGAGGAGAAACgtacaaagacacacacagaaatCCATACTAAAGGCCTGGGGCCGTAACATGTCTTCCGTGTCCTTCCGGGTTTCAAGGATCTGAGTCTTCTTCTCTAGATAATCATGACAAAATGTCACTTATTTTCCTTTATGTGAGACAGggtataataaatataatttccttatttttcttgCTTCTCTGACATCATATTTCTGCAAAGCATATTAACCTTTTAATGGGGAAGGTACTAaatattattcaattttttttctgaaaaattagcgtgaaagtttttttaacaCCCAACTAAATTCCTTACACACAGAGCAGCCCCATTTCTGACATGCTTTGTATCATTATTTGTTGAGCCACTATTTTTTATAGGAATTGTAATGGATTTAAtattatgtaatattttttcaatgagCAAACAAGGTTAAAATTTTTAACTAAAGGTCTCACGGTTAAAATTAAAGGAAAGGCATAGGACACAGACAATTACGTGTCCTCACTGCAAATTTggtttgtacaaaaaaaacaaaacacactgcaGGAGGAAGCACACACAGCATTTTGAGACAGTTTCCCAAGACAGATTTTTATCCAGTCAGCGTGTGGATGTAAAAAATGGTGTGTTTGCAGTTGATAAATCGTTCAGTGGTCCAGCAGAGCCTGTACACATGGTAAAGAAAACCTGGGGGTTGAGTCACAAAATTGTGTGTGAGGTTGACCAGTGCCGGCTCAATAAGGACTTTGCCCACAGAAGCGGTATGTTACCCTATGAGTGCCACCATATAAAATCTTTAGAGTACTGCCCACAAGCTGACAACCAATATGTCAATCTATCTGAGGAGACATGGGAAATAATGGTAGACCAGAAATGGTTTGGAGAAGAACGGAAGGCCAGTCttttgcactgtaaaaaaaaggcagatgCAGAGGGTATCCCCCTTTCGGTGCAACTGACTATGGGTGGTCCACCATCAAAAATTCACATCTCTGTCTTTGAACCAAAAATCACCTACTATAGCAGATTGGGCCGGTTGATTGTTGCATATGACAGAAAGCATAACACCTGGCATTGTTCATGCTCAAAAGCAAGACAGTCCTGCAACCATAAAGCCATTGCAAAATGGCACCTCTTTGGCACAAATGGGGAGTTGTTTCGGAAGGTGAAGAGTACTGAGGCAAAGTCACCTGACCCGTTCCAGGATTCAAGAGAATATTCAAGCAGCTGCTATCCGCCAAATGACAATACCATTTCAAAAATGCTGAACTACCTTTTGAGCTACAAAATGCTTCCATCAGAACTACCCAGTCCACTCATTGAACAGTCTAGAGATTGGAGAGCACAGGACAGCTTTCCAAAATACCTAATCCCAGCAGAAACAAAATGTGCGGAGTGTGAATACCCACTTGGTGAGCAACAACTAATAACTTCAAAAGCCAGGATCTTAACCAGCACAGGTGTAGTTGAAGGTTAGTGTCATTAGAAGTCCATCCATCACCATGTCATCTTTAGTCAATTTGAAATTGCATATAACCAATAACAATggtttattattgtttttatttttaggtataTCAACATATAAAAAGTCATGCCTTAAGTGTGGCATGATATATCGATACCAGGAGTGGCAGGATGGCATCCACAACTTTGATGACCATATGATCTTGTCTCTGCACTTGTGCCTTATGATAAGAAATGCTTTACAGGTGAGAAAATATATTATGAGCATTTGTATGCttggaaaaatgttgattgaATATAATATCTAATAGAATTACCTTATTTATTTCCTGTTAATTTATTTCAGACACACACAGCCGTCAGTAAAGTGATAGAAATCATTGAGAACACAGAGAGGGTGTCCTTTCCCAACAAGGAGAAGATACTTCATGGATATCTTCACTTCGAGGCCCTCACAAAACACGACTATTCATTCACTTGTGTGTCATGTGGATACAGTCCGGCAGTTGTTGTAATGGATCTTCACAAAAAAGGTGTCTTCGGTATGCCAGGTgagttattttctattttccatATCATCATTATCTAATATCTAGAACATTCAAAACTTGCTCGTCTTCAAAATTATATCTGATGAACATAGAGTAAGTAGTAGGGTTGTcaaacaattaatttaattgtgCAATTAAATGATCATGATGGTAATTTAGCAATCTAatcaatctatttttaatcacaattatttttacCCTGATAATTGCTTtg
This window encodes:
- the LOC112139844 gene encoding uncharacterized protein LOC112139844; its protein translation is MVKKTWGLSHKIVCEVDQCRLNKDFAHRSGMLPYECHHIKSLEYCPQADNQYVNLSEETWEIMVDQKWFGEERKASLLHCKKKADAEGIPLSVQLTMGGPPSKIHISVFEPKITYYSRLGRLIVAYDRKHNTWHCSCSKARQSCNHKAIAKWHLFGTNGELFRKVKSTEAKSPDPFQDSREYSSSCYPPNDNTISKMLNYLLSYKMLPSELPSPLIEQSRDWRAQDSFPKYLIPAETKCAECEYPLGEQQLITSKARILTSTGVVEGISTYKKSCLKCGMIYRYQEWQDGIHNFDDHMILSLHLCLMIRNALQTHTAVSKVIEIIENTERVSFPNKEKILHGYLHFEALTKHDYSFTCVSCGYSPAVVVMDLHKKGVFGMPGELFSIFHIIII